From Lagenorhynchus albirostris chromosome 10, mLagAlb1.1, whole genome shotgun sequence, the proteins below share one genomic window:
- the BPHL gene encoding valacyclovir hydrolase isoform X2 gives MVAAAAAVAAAQALWGARRLRLFLSTVKPGIHVPQAEPVAAFSSSVTSAKVAVNGVHLHYLRTGGGEHAVLLLPGMLGSGETDFGPQIENLNKKLFTVVAWDPRGYGHSRPPDRDFPVEFFERDAKDAVDLMKMLKFKKVSLLGWSDGGITALIAAARYPSYINKMVIWGANAYVTDQDEEIYRGIRDVSKWSERTRKPLEALYGFDYLARTCEKWVDGINQFKHLPDGNICRHLLPLVQCPTLIVHGEKDPLVPSFHADFIHKHVKGSR, from the exons atggtggcggcggcggcggcggtggcggcggcgcaGGCCCTCTGGGGCGCGCGGCGGCTGCGGCTCTTCCTCTCCACGGTGAAGCCCGGGATCCACGTTCCCCAGGCTGAGCCCGTGGCTGCGTTCAG CTCCTCTGTGACCTCCGCCAAAGTGGCTGTGAACGGCGTCCACCTGCACTACCTGCGGACTGGAGGTGGAGAGCACGCGGTCCTGCTGCTCCCAGGAATGTTGG GAAGTGGAGAGACTGATTTTGGACCTCAGATTGAGAACCTGAATAAGAAGCTCTTCACGGTGGTTGCCTGGGATCCCCGAGGGTACGGACATTCCAGACCCCCAGATCGAGATTTCCCAGTAGAATTTTTTGAAAGGGATGCAAAAGATGCTGTTGATTTGATGAAG ATGCTGAAGTTTAAGAAGGTGTCTTTGCTGGGGTGGAGTGATGGTGGGATAACAGCCCTCATTGCAGCTGCAAGATACCCATCCTACATCAACAAGATGGTGATCTGGGGGGCCAACGCCTACGTGACCGACCAGGACGAGGAGATTTATCGGG GTATCCGAGACGTGTCTAAATGGAGTGAGAGAACAAGAAAGCCTCTGGAAGCCCTCTATGGGTTCGACTACTTGGCCAGAACCTGTGAAAAGTGGGTGGATGGCATAAACCAGTTTAAGCATCTTCCAGATG GTAACATCTGTCGGCACCTGCTGCCCCTGGTTCAGTGCCCCACCCTAATCGTGCACGGTGAGAAGGACCCTCTGGTCCCGAGCTTCCATGCCGACTTCATACACAAACACGTGAAGGGGTCACG
- the BPHL gene encoding valacyclovir hydrolase isoform X1, giving the protein MVAAAAAVAAAQALWGARRLRLFLSTVKPGIHVPQAEPVAAFSSSVTSAKVAVNGVHLHYLRTGGGEHAVLLLPGMLGSGETDFGPQIENLNKKLFTVVAWDPRGYGHSRPPDRDFPVEFFERDAKDAVDLMKMLKFKKVSLLGWSDGGITALIAAARYPSYINKMVIWGANAYVTDQDEEIYRGIRDVSKWSERTRKPLEALYGFDYLARTCEKWVDGINQFKHLPDGNICRHLLPLVQCPTLIVHGEKDPLVPSFHADFIHKHVKGSRLHLMPEGKHNLHLRFAGEFNKLAEDFLQ; this is encoded by the exons atggtggcggcggcggcggcggtggcggcggcgcaGGCCCTCTGGGGCGCGCGGCGGCTGCGGCTCTTCCTCTCCACGGTGAAGCCCGGGATCCACGTTCCCCAGGCTGAGCCCGTGGCTGCGTTCAG CTCCTCTGTGACCTCCGCCAAAGTGGCTGTGAACGGCGTCCACCTGCACTACCTGCGGACTGGAGGTGGAGAGCACGCGGTCCTGCTGCTCCCAGGAATGTTGG GAAGTGGAGAGACTGATTTTGGACCTCAGATTGAGAACCTGAATAAGAAGCTCTTCACGGTGGTTGCCTGGGATCCCCGAGGGTACGGACATTCCAGACCCCCAGATCGAGATTTCCCAGTAGAATTTTTTGAAAGGGATGCAAAAGATGCTGTTGATTTGATGAAG ATGCTGAAGTTTAAGAAGGTGTCTTTGCTGGGGTGGAGTGATGGTGGGATAACAGCCCTCATTGCAGCTGCAAGATACCCATCCTACATCAACAAGATGGTGATCTGGGGGGCCAACGCCTACGTGACCGACCAGGACGAGGAGATTTATCGGG GTATCCGAGACGTGTCTAAATGGAGTGAGAGAACAAGAAAGCCTCTGGAAGCCCTCTATGGGTTCGACTACTTGGCCAGAACCTGTGAAAAGTGGGTGGATGGCATAAACCAGTTTAAGCATCTTCCAGATG GTAACATCTGTCGGCACCTGCTGCCCCTGGTTCAGTGCCCCACCCTAATCGTGCACGGTGAGAAGGACCCTCTGGTCCCGAGCTTCCATGCCGACTTCATACACAAACACGTGAAGGGGTCACG
- the BPHL gene encoding valacyclovir hydrolase isoform X3, whose product MVAAAAAVAAAQALWGARRLRLFLSTVKPGIHVPQAEPVAAFSSSVTSAKVAVNGVHLHYLRTGGGEHAVLLLPGMLGSGETDFGPQIENLNKKLFTVVAWDPRGYGHSRPPDRDFPVEFFERDAKDAVDLMKMLKFKKVSLLGWSDGGITALIAAARYPSYINKMVIWGANAYVTDQDEEIYRGIRDVSKWSERTRKPLEALYGFDYLARTCEKWVDGINQFKHLPDGCI is encoded by the exons atggtggcggcggcggcggcggtggcggcggcgcaGGCCCTCTGGGGCGCGCGGCGGCTGCGGCTCTTCCTCTCCACGGTGAAGCCCGGGATCCACGTTCCCCAGGCTGAGCCCGTGGCTGCGTTCAG CTCCTCTGTGACCTCCGCCAAAGTGGCTGTGAACGGCGTCCACCTGCACTACCTGCGGACTGGAGGTGGAGAGCACGCGGTCCTGCTGCTCCCAGGAATGTTGG GAAGTGGAGAGACTGATTTTGGACCTCAGATTGAGAACCTGAATAAGAAGCTCTTCACGGTGGTTGCCTGGGATCCCCGAGGGTACGGACATTCCAGACCCCCAGATCGAGATTTCCCAGTAGAATTTTTTGAAAGGGATGCAAAAGATGCTGTTGATTTGATGAAG ATGCTGAAGTTTAAGAAGGTGTCTTTGCTGGGGTGGAGTGATGGTGGGATAACAGCCCTCATTGCAGCTGCAAGATACCCATCCTACATCAACAAGATGGTGATCTGGGGGGCCAACGCCTACGTGACCGACCAGGACGAGGAGATTTATCGGG GTATCCGAGACGTGTCTAAATGGAGTGAGAGAACAAGAAAGCCTCTGGAAGCCCTCTATGGGTTCGACTACTTGGCCAGAACCTGTGAAAAGTGGGTGGATGGCATAAACCAGTTTAAGCATCTTCCAGATG